Proteins encoded in a region of the Ptychodera flava strain L36383 chromosome 4, AS_Pfla_20210202, whole genome shotgun sequence genome:
- the LOC139132123 gene encoding 1-phosphatidylinositol phosphodiesterase-like, producing the protein MSNQGGAEYSDPGTRNPDWMSNLSGDISLNNLSVPGTHNTMTFDGYGGDLFRCQSLPLEAQLEAGIRFLDIRCRHYNDGFPIHNGERYQHWSFIDVLRETTRFLRNHPSETILMRIKEEHTSGDNSRDMIHTFRKYIGEYDPKTFWTVSSDELPELSDARGRIVILDDFAGGQAGPSYRQATIADDLKVNTILSGDIDAKWNSVRSNLDKARADTSDKLFITFSTGASSGAYPNAVAAKINPKLMGFFSSNPGQNKWGIVAMDFPEGSLVEQIIRTNYQ; encoded by the coding sequence ATGAGCAACCAAGGAGGTGCCGAATACAGCGACCCAGGGACCCGTAACCCAGACTGGATGTCAAACCTAAGCGGCGATATCTCTTTAAACAACCTTTCCGTTCCTGGCACTCATAATACCATGACCTTTGATGGATACGGAGGTGACTTATTTCGGTGCCAGTCGTTGCCTCTCGAAGCCCAGTTAGAAGCCGGGATACGTTTCCTCGACATACGCTGCAGGCATTATAATGATGGCTTTCCCATTCACAATGGCGAACGTTACCAGCACTGGTCTTTCATCGATGTTCTTCGTGAAACAACGAGATTCCTCAGAAATCATCCTAGTGAGACCATACTCATGCGAATTAAGGAGGAACACACTAGCGGCGATAACAGCAGAGATATGATACACACATTCAGAAAGTACATAGGCGAGTACGATCCAAAGACATTCTGGACAGTCTCGTCAGATGAACTGCCTGAACTTAGTGATGCACGAGGTAGGATCGTCATTCTTGATGATTTTGCCGGCGGTCAAGCTGGACCAAGCTACCGTCAAGCAACGATAGCCGATGACTTGAAAGTGAATACGATTCTTTCCGGAGATATCGACGCAAAGTGGAACTCAGTGAGGAGCAACCTGGATAAGGCTCGTGCAGATACTTCAGATAAACTGTTTATCACCTTTTCCACTGGTGCCAGCAGTGGGGCCTACCCGAATGCAGTTGCCGCCAAAATCAACCCGAAACTGATGGGATTTTTCAGCAGTAACCCTGGTCAGAACAAGTGGGGGATCGTGGCGATGGATTTTCCGGAAGGAAGTCTGGTCGAACAGATAATCAGGACCAATTATCAGTAG
- the LOC139131053 gene encoding insulin receptor-like yields the protein MIDTHVRQRFDVDVRLATKGSLKRPFSFGIVEMIYVGCPLNKYGGSCEYDCMCQNGATCHAWNGACQCDEGWRGPVCDIPMDPSVTLMISRQEVFYYSPVRLMCNFINVSPAELFFELNEKLLTEEEKTLVISNSIPGLTQLKIKNMTSEFEGSYRCNVSSKDPSIYAISNSLEVNIEGCQVGMWGNVCQHRCDCVNYINCSRYHGCMCHTGWSGEKCDRDTMAPIIQCPLNITKFVRDFSTKVNISWPNVRSTDNAGPPAVSANFRSGDLFEIGTTIVIYKAVDSSNNSASCIFAVTVNGPAYMNDKVTISSIGLLTIIFIAIVTLALVILFKKRKGHNYMPLREPRLSLCIPDEVPVFDRKEIVVGNIIGQGEFSMVHSGTLTVGNEKRNVAVKILKDDIEYQTAYQNEVTTLTLLSQCPHIIPLIGVITNWKSDKKMIITELMCTDMHSELKKLQQQYDSSLESGRRLMKFCCHVALALQHMEKTKVLHRDIAARNVLISNTDIAKIGDFGLARDIYQTAVYQRPPSKKNCRVPVRWMAPESLTNSVYTSSSDIWAFGVFLWETATLGGMPYDNIDIDELVRRLQNGYRLKKPQHCDEEFYTLMRRCWKWNPRDRITATMAVEVLFKLSKHEKGVFHTEGGHVHQSVYL from the exons GATGTCCACTGAACAAATATGGTGGTTCCTGTGAGTATGACTGTATGTGCCAGAATGGAGCAACCTGTCATGCATGGAATGGTGCTTGCCAATGTGATGAAGGCTGGCGTGGTCCAGTCTGTGATATAC CAATGGATCCATCAGTAACATTGATGATTTCGCGTCAGGAAGTATTTTACTATTCGCCTGTGCGACTTATGTGTAATTTCATCAATGTTTCACCCGcggaattattttttgaattgaATGAAAAGCTGTTGACAGAAGAGGAAAAGACGTTGGTGATTTCTAATTCCATACCAGG CCTAACTCAGCTCAAGATCAAGAACATGACCAGTGAATTTGAGGGTTCTTACAGATGTAACGTTTCTTCCAAAGACCCAAGTATATATGCTATCTCTAATTCTTTGGAGGTGAACATTGAAG GATGTCAAGTTGGTATGTGGGGAAACGTCTGTCAACATCGTTGTGACTGTGTCAATTATATCAACTGCAGCAGATACCACGGGTGTATGTGTCACACTGGATGGTCTGGAGAAAAATGTGATCGAG ACACAATGGCTCCAATTATCCAGTGTCCCTTAAACATCACGAAGTTTGTGAGAGATTTCTCGACCAAAGTGAACATCAGTTGGCCGAATGTCAGAAGCACAGATAACGCAGGTCCGCCTGCGGTCAGCGCCAATTTTCGGTCTGGCGATCTATTCGAAATCGGGACGACAATTGTTATTTATAAAGCTGTAGACAGCAGTAATAACTCTGCATCCTGCATATTTGCTGTTACGGTAAATG GTCCAGCGTATATGAACGACAAAGTGACAATATCTTCGATTGGTTTGCTAACAATTATCTTCATTGCAATTGTCACATTGGCTCTTGTCATTTTATTCAAGAAGAGGAAGGGACATAACTACATGCCTCTGCGTGAACCGAGGCTGTCTCTCTGTATACCG GATGAAGTGCCCGTATTTGATAGGAAAGAAATTGTTGTTGGGAATATCATTGGGCAAGGGGAATTTTCCATGGTACATTCTGGCACATTAACGGTtggaaatgaaaaaagaaacgtTGCAGTGAAAATCCTAAAGG ATGACATTGAATATCAGACTGCCTATCAAAATGAAGTGACTACACTTACCTTGTTAAGTCAATGTCCACATATAATCCCATTGATTGGCGTTATTACCAATTGGAAATCAG ACAAGAAGATGATTATAACAGAGCTTATGTGTACCGATATGCACTCAGAGCTAAAGAAATTACAGCAACAATATGATTCCTCTTTGGAGTCAGGAAGACGTCTTATGAAGTTTTGTTGTCACGTTGCCCTGGCATTGCAGCATATGGAAAAAACGAAG GTACTGCATCGTGATATTGCAGCACGcaatgttttgatttcaaacaCGGACATTGCCAAGATCGGGGACTTTGGACTTGCAAGAGACATCTACCAGACTGCAGTATACCAAAGACCTCCCTCAAAG AAAAATTGCAGGGTTCCCGTGCGTTGGATGGCTCCTGAATCATTAACAAACAGTGTGTACACATCATCTAGTGACAT ATGGGCTTTCGGAGTATTTTTATGGGAGACAGCAACACTAG GAGGTATGCCATATGATAACATTGATATTGATGAGTTAGTGAGGCGACTGCAGAATGGTTACCGTCTTAAAAAGCCACAACACTGTGATGAAGAATTCTACACTCTGATGAGACGATGTTGGAAATGGAATCCACGGGATCGGATCACTGCAACTATGGCCGTTGAAGTTCTATTTAAATTATCAAAGCATGAAAAG GGTGTATTTCATACGGAGGGGGGACATGTGCATCAGAGTGTTTACCTTTAA